ATTTGTGGTTGTATTTTCCCTATAAATGAAACTTTATCATCAAGTGTATTGTACACATTTAATAATTTTTGTTTTTCATTTTGCCAATTATAAATCATTTTCGCACGATGAGTGTTAGCACGATAACGTTCATAATCTTCAGGATGATGTAACATATGGTTCACCGCATCTGCAATGTTTTGACTTTCATGCGTGTCGGTTGCGATACCCACTTGGTTTTCTTCCACGACACGTTTAATCTCCGGAAAATCACATGAAATAACAGGCACATGCGCCATGATATATTCAAACAGCTTATTTGAGCTTGCCGAATAATGGTTGAAACAAATATTTTGCAACACTTGAAAGCCGACGAATGCCTCTCGCGTAATACTTGGCAACTGCTCAAATGGGACTTTATCTAAAAAGTAGATGCGGTCTCTTGAAGGTGAGGCATGTACTTGTGCTTTCAATGCTTCCGTGAGCTTTCCACCTCCAACGAAAACAAGCACCCCTTCATCAATCATTGGCATCGCTTCAATGAGTTTTTCTAGACCACGCCCCTGTTGTAAACCACCTTGATAGAGTAAAATTTTCTCGTCTGTAGGAATACCTAACTTAGCGTGCAAATTGATACGTGGCTGCTCTTCAATATCATACAATGCTGAATAATTGTATAAAGGTTGCGGATAAAAGCCATACAATTGTTCGTTATGCTTTGCGCGTGTATGATTTTCGACCATCATCGTATCCACAAAGCGTAACAAAAAGCGTTCTATTTTTTTTATGCGCTCTGGATTGTATCCCGTACGATCGGATTGCACTTCATGACTATCATAAACGAGTGGTTTCGGTTTGAGTCGCAATTTTGAACAAACAATCCCTTGAGGTAATGTGTTCAAGTCGTTCGCATGATAAATATCAGCCTTCATTATATAACCCTTCACAATCATTCGTGCAATAATGGCACTATTGATGAACCATTTACGTATTTTTTTAACTTTCAGCACCGCAAATGCAGCCATTAACAACATCGCGTAGCCGAACATCAGCTTGAAATTAATATAAAATAACCCTGCTGCAATCGAAAATGATATGCCACCGATCGTAATGACAAACTTCTTTCCATAGTCGGCATATGCTTGAATCAGTATGGGATAGCGTCTGACACGATGAACACGAAAATGATCTTCTCGTTGTTCAAATGGTTGAATATCTTTATTTTTAGGGTCGTTAATCGCAATTAAATCAACATCATATCCCGCTTCAGCGAGTGCCGTACATTCTCGATTGACCCGCGCATCGTTGGTGAAATGATTCCACACGAACATCGATACTTTTTTCACTTTATCATCTCCCTTTTGATGATTGCTATTCAACATCATCTCCTAATAAATGTTCAATTGTCGCTTCATAAACAAATTAACTAATTCTACTGTTTTGTCATTAGGTAGCGGATTATGCCCCGATTTCCTATCATTATATAATAGAAAGTTAATGCGCGAACTATCAAGGTTGTACTTGTCTAGCATTTGAGTAAATGGCATCACATGGTCTTCCATATCTTCATGACTTAAACGATTTTGAATATAAAGTATCTCAGGAATGTGATTGCGCTTTTTCATAAGACTTGTGGTAGAAAGACGATGTGCATACGTTTGATTCACTTCGTTAAAGGACATCTCCCCAAAGACAAATTGATAAGCCCTTGTCACGTGATTTCGACTATATCGATGCACATATGCTTGTGGGTTGTTAACAATAGCACGTGAATTTTGATGATATGTCGCTAGCATCATTGAAATGAACCCACCGCCTGAACTCCCAAAATACGTCACTTGATTATCATCCACATTCAGAAGTTGACTCACTTTTTGGCTAATTCGCGCATAATCTTCAACATAATATCGCTCTTTTGTCCCTAATCCCCATCCTAAATTGAGTGGACTCTCATGAATGGTACGATCATCAATAAACAGACAGTGCGCTTCAAAATCATCACGCCAACTCTTTCTTAAAAATACAGGTGGTTTCGCTTTATTTTTATCAATTGCCCCATTCGTATGTACAAGAAGTCGCTCAGAATTCGGCTTGATATGAACAAAAATATAAAAATCGATACCATCTAACATCAGTTTGACT
Above is a genomic segment from Staphylococcus delphini containing:
- a CDS encoding glycosyltransferase; the protein is MKKVSMFVWNHFTNDARVNRECTALAEAGYDVDLIAINDPKNKDIQPFEQREDHFRVHRVRRYPILIQAYADYGKKFVITIGGISFSIAAGLFYINFKLMFGYAMLLMAAFAVLKVKKIRKWFINSAIIARMIVKGYIMKADIYHANDLNTLPQGIVCSKLRLKPKPLVYDSHEVQSDRTGYNPERIKKIERFLLRFVDTMMVENHTRAKHNEQLYGFYPQPLYNYSALYDIEEQPRINLHAKLGIPTDEKILLYQGGLQQGRGLEKLIEAMPMIDEGVLVFVGGGKLTEALKAQVHASPSRDRIYFLDKVPFEQLPSITREAFVGFQVLQNICFNHYSASSNKLFEYIMAHVPVISCDFPEIKRVVEENQVGIATDTHESQNIADAVNHMLHHPEDYERYRANTHRAKMIYNWQNEKQKLLNVYNTLDDKVSFIGKIQPQMK
- a CDS encoding alpha/beta hydrolase, with translation MIQFNYETLTKEDLLNANNQQVKLMLDGIDFYIFVHIKPNSERLLVHTNGAIDKNKAKPPVFLRKSWRDDFEAHCLFIDDRTIHESPLNLGWGLGTKERYYVEDYARISQKVSQLLNVDDNQVTYFGSSGGGFISMMLATYHQNSRAIVNNPQAYVHRYSRNHVTRAYQFVFGEMSFNEVNQTYAHRLSTTSLMKKRNHIPEILYIQNRLSHEDMEDHVMPFTQMLDKYNLDSSRINFLLYNDRKSGHNPLPNDKTVELVNLFMKRQLNIY